The nucleotide sequence ATTGGAAAGGATGCAAAGTACATGCAAGAGCATCAGTGCAGCAGAGTAGAAAAATTTTTCCAGTTGTAAAGCAACATCAGCGTTAGTATCACATCATAAGAACACGAAGGTAACATGTTTTATCTTGCTTACAATTATTAGTAATAAACTCATCAGAAGCATACAAAACCCATTCTTTTCCTAGTCTTAAAGCATCATGCAGTCAATTACCTTTTCACAAGAAAGATATTGATTACTCAATACTGGAAGCAACAATGTCCAACCGCATCAACCAGTCAACTCTTGCAAACACAGTATGAACCATTAGAAGTAATTACACTAAGGCATAGCCAACATTCAATTAATGCTTGGTATTAAATCCAGTCTTTTGGAGCACTGTTTACAATGTGCCAATTAGAAATTTGTTACATATACAAGCTTCAGGGGGAATTGATCATGCTAATATAAAAGTTTGATATCCCACACCTTAAAGGATGTGCTTTATAATTACTGCTGCTGAAGAAAAGGAAAAGCCCTGCAAGAGTTCTTGTTTTGGTcataaaaagaaagataatatccttTATGACCCTCCAACACCATCAATGGTGCCTGCTTAACAAGATTGTCAATTCTTTCCTGAGATAACGAAGTTGTGCATCATCACCAGCAATATATGTCTCGCCTATGAAATTAGTGAACAAGAATTCCTAACTAAATGAGCAGGCAGAACTCACAGCCAAGACCCCAAAAGTTTTCTGTACATGTCCTCTAGCCAAAGAGGCTAGAAAGACCTAGTTCTTCTTGTTGCACTTCCTTCAACATTTGCTCTGCAAGTGGATCAGGGCTCCTCATTATTCTTCGTTGACGTCTGTATACCAAATCAGTCAAGGATCATGAATTTGTCACACATAAAAGAAGGAAGCACATGTTTCAGCTGGAGCTTGTCAATTGAACAGAATTAGGCACCTGTCTTGTGCATGTTGAGCAGGGAAAGTAGGCATAAAATCCTTTGACTTGGGCAGAGGAACCTCATGGAACCAGCGATGGTTAAGGGCAGCCTCCGCTGTTATTCGCTACATCCAAAATAAGCCCCCAAACATTTAGGAGAACTAACAGGTGAGGACTATGATTAGTATGAAACACTTTTCACTATTTCAATACTTACCTTCTCAGGGTCATATGTGAGAAGTTTGTTTAGTAAGTCAAACCCAGCCTCAGACAGGGTTGGACGGCCAGAAAAAGACGTGGGAGGAAACTTTTCTCGTAGCTTATTATACCTGTAAGAAAAAAGTAACTCATcaaatgacaaaaaaataaaaaagacttcACCCAAGCCAAGTGCTAGTGCCACCAAAGCAAGCCACAAAGCTTAGGTATGAGCATCGATAGCTCAAGGATTGGAAAAGGGTGGCACTAATAAGAATTCTGGAGAATAACTAAAGAATATAAATGCATGCAATGACCAAACAAGAACATGCAGCAGTAAAGACTTGGACTTACGGCTGCTTGGCAAATTTAACTTTAACGCCAGGTAGTTTAGCAAATCCAGGCCATATCTTCTCATTGGGGGTACCAAGTGTCCTAAATATCTGCAAGAAAGATTGTTATATCAAAGCAGATAAACAGCATTAGAGTAAGGATAGTAATGAAACTGATGTATTACAAAGAAAAACCTTGTCAAGTTGATCGAACTCAGTTTTTCCACTGAATAATGGTTCTTTTGCTAGAAGCTCAGCCATTATGCATCCTAAGGACCACATGTCTATAGAAGTTGTATACTCCTTAGCTCCTAGCAGAAGTTCTGGTGCCCTATCATAACAAAAGCAAAATTAGAAAGCTAAGGTGAGAAAACTAACTGAATTTAGAATTAATTATAGTTGATTGTGTCATCATATGATgacatattataaaattattcccTCACCAACATCCCGAAAAAAaacaagcagaagcagaagaaaaAGAATGTGAAAGTGTACCAATATAGTACCACATACCTGTACCATAATGTCACAACCAAGTGAGTGTAAGGCTTCAATGGGCTGCCATATTGGCGAGACAAACCAAAATCACATATTTTCAACTCTCCACGATTATTTAGAAGAATATTAGATGTCTTCAAATCCCTAGAGGAAGGTGAAAACATCCAACAGATAAGAATATCTAAATAAAAATAGAACTCAATACATGATAAAGCTAAAAAAACGGAGAGTACCTATGGAGAACCCAGTTATCATGAAGGTACTTGACACCTGAAAAAAGCTGCAACATTAAGCATTTTACCTCGCTCTGGCTAAAGGGCTGTTTCATAGTCTCCATCAACCCTTTTAAATCATGTTCCATATATTCCATAACCATAAAAATACTATCAAGGCTGCTACCAATGACAACTTCCTTAACATCTACAATTGAAGGATGATGAAAAGATAACAAAATATTTATCTCTCTAAGGGATGTCAGTGGAAAaccctccctctccttctccatTTTAACTTTTTTAAGTGCCACTATCTCCCTGCTCTTTTTATCCTTTGCTCTGTACACAACACCATAGGTGCCTTCATCTATTTTGTTCAGCCTCTCAAACTCATCCACGCTTCGACATCCTTGCAACATGTTTATACATCTTTGAGGTGGCTGTGCTGGCCCCAGCATCTTGGCCTCATCATCTTTGCCCTCGGAGTCGGTATTAGAGAGTTGATCACTTGTGTCTGTATCATACTCATCGCCATCAACATCCATATAATCATTTCTGCCATTCCCAAGCTCCCAGTCAGCATTTCCATACTTTCCCTCTGAATCAGATAGCTTACATGGAGACCCACCTGAGTTTACTCTCACAATAACCTCGCCTAGCTCAGGAGTTGGCGTCTTTTTCTGCATTTGTTGCCTTCCCAAATCAGATAAAGGTGTGGCCTTCCTCCTTTTGGGCACAAGATCATCCTCAAAAGGTTTATCTTCATCGTCATTAAGAACACTGTTTCCATCTGCCCATCTGGAGAAAGAAATACTCCGAGCTGGTGCAAGTTCCTCTTCGTAGTCATCTACTAACCGGGCCTCCTGATCAGGATCCACCAACTGTTCTTGTGGTGAGTCTGCAGGGACGTCTACATCTATATCTACAGGTGACATATTCACAGCACATGGTAGAACAACCTCGATGGAATGTGGTGGTACAAAACCCTCAGGCAGAGGAGGTGGCGGAGGCAGGTTAACTTGCTCAAACTTGTTGCACTTGTTTCCGAAAGTAGCAACAGCAGATTTCTTATCGTCATCCCTATCCCAAATGATTGGAGAAAACTTCCTTTTCCTAATAGACATGGAAGAATCACCATTCTCCTTATCCTGAGTCCCATTCTCCCTAATTTTTGATATGGGTGCTTCAGCATCATCTGATCCACTCCCACTGGACAACTCCCCAGCCTCACGGTCAACATCTCTCCCAGAAAGGTGATTGATTTTCTGACTATGACTGCTTCCGCCGCTCAAATTGTTCAACGGGGAGCTGTAGGAGCCATTCACCGCACCCATCTCCCTGATGTCTTTTTGCCTGACACTAATCCTATCACGCACATCTCGGCTATGGTCCCCATTACGACCTCCATCACGGAGACCATCCCGATAATAATCCTTCCTCCTGGAGACCTCAACATCTGTTTCCCGGTCCTGCAATCTATTATCTCGGTAACCACCATGTCGACCGGCCGCCATAACACAAGAACCACCTATAGAGGGGACTGGGGTGGGTTGACCAAAACAAACCCTAGAAATCAAGAAAGGGGCGAAAGAAAAGACAACCCTAAGGGGCAAAGGCCTGAATTCACTTGATGAGGATGATATAAAACCCCTTATAAATCGCAGAACGGGAAAGTTCAGATGGAAATCGAATCCATAACACGAGGCGAATTCCTAAGGAATCAACGAATCTAACACCCAGAAAGCGCGGAAAAGAGTCCGATCGGGATGGAACCAATCAACAATCTAGAGAGGAGGAAGTAAGAGGAGTGGGAAAACAGCGTGGAAACTGACCTACAGAGCAGACCGAGGAGAATTCCCCGAGCGCCGATGGCCGAGAGCAAAAGGTTCTCGACAGACAATCGAGGCGAGGGTATGCttctttaattaattatatatatatatgtatatattaaataatatataaaataagatTGATTTAGtttattcttttatttcatcAAAACCTAAAAAAGGATTATGATGTTAAAAATTTAAGAATAGTCGTAAGAATATTcgggatattatatttttattctatttAAATAATGgttaatattaataattaaaattatattttggatGGATGTCGACACAAACGAATCAAGCAGACAGAGCCCACATGACTGCTCGAGGCCAAGCTAGTTCGGGTCGGGTCAGGTCGGGTTCGAGTTAAATGGTGCGGCTTTGTCGCAATTTCGCGGTTAGGTTCGATCGAACCGTGGTTTAATATCACCCACTTTATTCGTGGACCGTGAGCGGCCGCGGTGTGCGTCTGCGGACTCCGCCGGCTGTTCAGCTCTTTCCGTCTCTCCGGTCAACTTCGCATTCGATTCTCTTTCGgacatcagagagagagagagggagagagagagagagagagagagagggagacctTTACTTCGTTAACGTTGGAGTTTCACCATGAGATCGGTGGCTACCGGACTTATCCTCAAGAGAAAGCTTGCGGATTTCTTCTACACGTGTTCCCGCAGAAGAGTCCTTGGCCGCTTCTCCTCGTCCTCGTTCGGCACCGTCGATCCAAGGAAGAGTAACGGCAGGGGAGGAGGGGAAAAGGAGGTGCCCCACTTGCCAGTCCTGATCGTCGGCGCTGGCCCCGTCGGGCTCATCCTCTCCATCCTTCTCACCAAATTGGGTGCGCGCATCTTCTTCTCCCCCATTATTTTTTGGCTTTCCCTTGCTGGATTTTGGAAGTGAATGCAATCGAGGAAAGGGAGTGGAGCGATCCTTGCTTTCTCTTCTCCCCCTTTAGGTTCTTATAGGAAGCACGGGATTTTGGTTGCGTCGATATCATTGTATGCTTAGGCTTGCTGAACTGGAAAGACTTTTTCCCTGTCTTAATATGCTCTTAGAGGTCTTGATGATGGTTTCTTTTGATGCATTGAAGTACTTTCTAATCAATGAGAACCAAGTTTAATCAATGAGAACCAAGTTTAATCAAGCTACAAAGCACATTCATGGAGGAGGCATAATGGATGATCTTGGTGGCTGGTTGATTTATACTTGTGAGAGCAAGGAATTATTGAATATGTTGATCAAATGTTGCTCTTAGCAAGAAGATGTTGCAATCTGAATATTGTCTTTTGATTGGATTAAGGTGTTTTTGATAAAAATGGCCATTAAACATACCTTAGATACATCGTAATGCTTAGAGTAGTGCATGTTTTTCAGTGCTATTTTAAGTTAAATAATTTGTTTCAGTTTGTAGGAATGATCACCCAACCTTATTATGTGAATTGGTGAAGGTCAATCAAAAAAAGATTTAGACTGAAATAAAGAGTCAGCTTGTTGTTTCTAATTTAGGACAGGATGTTGCACATAATTGAATTGAGAAGGATGGTTCTGTATGCAAACTATGATTCGGGTGGTAGTTCCATAATTGGATTGAGAGGTTTGAAGACTAGGCTGACAAAGTCTTGGGTGAGAGTTCCTGAGCTAGAGATCAAGCTCTAGGAGTATAAAGGATTCAGGTACTCTCTCCAAGCATATCCCTAATTTTGTGAAGCATTTATGTTAACTTCTTTTCTAATAAATATGCTAGGAATTCTGATTAATTGCCTGGCGTCATTTGTCATGTTCTATAATGTTGTAAAACTTTGTGCCAAGTCACAAATGATATTATGTGTTTATAATATTCTATCTTTACCTCACTTgtatcatatttatttatttttattattaagatTTGATGCATTGGTTCATTCTATGAGTGTCCCAAGCTATAATGGTATCTTGTCATTGTCAATTATTTAAAGCATTTAACACAGGCTCAAATAGGTTTCTTTTCAGCTTTATTACGAAGTCCAAGACGTAAGTGTTAGCAAAGTATGCCATAGTTCCTTTTCTCTTTCAAATGATGCTGTAGAAAAATATATAGTTATTTGCTCTATATTTTTGTTATTCTCTAACATGCATTTTTACATGATGGCACATTTAAAGTAATGACGCTATTTTTCGATGCACATGGACAGTAAGATTCCTCTTGGGTCTTAAAGTGTTAATAACTAACTCAGGATAACTACTCAGATAAGTACACCTTGCACTAAGTAAAAAGCAATACACTAGCGGTTATTAAGTGTCACTCACTAAAGCATGTTAATTTGAACCATGGGAGGTGCTCATCCAACTGCTTGACACAATCAACCTCTTCCTTGCTGCTTTCAATTTTCAATTATTGGTGGTATTACCAGTATTATTGTTGAAAAAGGAAAACACAAGAAAAAGATGATGAACACCTCATTGTTGATCACTCATGcattcaataataaatatttcTGATCAATTCATGAAGATGATCCTTTATGAACTTCTGTTGATGGAGAAGTTTCTTTTTTGTAGCATGAATATATTTTGTTTAATTGGAATATATTTGGTACATTCATGGTTTACAATTTTGGGTACCGACATTTTGATATAAGGTATGTCTGCATACCAATTAGCACaaatgaggagaagaaggagagccagaaaaggaggaggagaggagatacCCTGGGTAGTAGCACTGGCTAGCAGTGGACGATGGTGGCCATCAGTGGGATCGAGAGTCGATCTTTTTCCCAATTTGGCAAGAGCGAgagattatattattaaaaactcTATAGCTGTCAGATTAAAAAAGAACGCCAAATCCGCATGGGCTTACTCTCCTGTTCACACTTGGATACTAGGCAATAACACTGAACCAGATGCAAACCTCCCAAAATGGCTTGGTTTACATCCCAGTTCTCCATTGAACCAGTTTTTACCATCAGGTGCATGCCAGTCCAGGCAGTTTTTAAATCATGGATACATTTACATATTCGCACCGTGCATGAAAAGTTAGGGCCATTGTAGTTGCATATACATGAACACTACTAAAGCTT is from Musa acuminata AAA Group cultivar baxijiao chromosome BXJ3-8, Cavendish_Baxijiao_AAA, whole genome shotgun sequence and encodes:
- the LOC103993477 gene encoding cyclin-dependent kinase G-2; this encodes MAAGRHGGYRDNRLQDRETDVEVSRRKDYYRDGLRDGGRNGDHSRDVRDRISVRQKDIREMGAVNGSYSSPLNNLSGGSSHSQKINHLSGRDVDREAGELSSGSGSDDAEAPISKIRENGTQDKENGDSSMSIRKRKFSPIIWDRDDDKKSAVATFGNKCNKFEQVNLPPPPPLPEGFVPPHSIEVVLPCAVNMSPVDIDVDVPADSPQEQLVDPDQEARLVDDYEEELAPARSISFSRWADGNSVLNDDEDKPFEDDLVPKRRKATPLSDLGRQQMQKKTPTPELGEVIVRVNSGGSPCKLSDSEGKYGNADWELGNGRNDYMDVDGDEYDTDTSDQLSNTDSEGKDDEAKMLGPAQPPQRCINMLQGCRSVDEFERLNKIDEGTYGVVYRAKDKKSREIVALKKVKMEKEREGFPLTSLREINILLSFHHPSIVDVKEVVIGSSLDSIFMVMEYMEHDLKGLMETMKQPFSQSEVKCLMLQLFSGVKYLHDNWVLHRDLKTSNILLNNRGELKICDFGLSRQYGSPLKPYTHLVVTLWYRAPELLLGAKEYTTSIDMWSLGCIMAELLAKEPLFSGKTEFDQLDKIFRTLGTPNEKIWPGFAKLPGVKVKFAKQPYNKLREKFPPTSFSGRPTLSEAGFDLLNKLLTYDPEKRITAEAALNHRWFHEVPLPKSKDFMPTFPAQHAQDRRQRRIMRSPDPLAEQMLKEVQQEELGLSSLFG